A genomic window from Chrysoperla carnea chromosome 3, inChrCarn1.1, whole genome shotgun sequence includes:
- the LOC123296100 gene encoding uncharacterized protein LOC123296100 — MNLKMFKKNFNLILFVVCFGNNVSSRCLQNFFDQNVHLTRSPSSLDSQYKRILSLSPNYKDARRRGYSNSRDSNLFKLSNTAPLPLTPLQLYNQGALSDYYSIPLSQYNPALQEYNIDALNQYNQIPAQDYSQEFQDPYNMGLSQTYNSDPYGQYNPLIHPYNPYILPPYNPFLQAYQQSLLGYYNQVPLRYYNQIPQDYNQIQEYVPQYPEQFSPEEKNERLKEITQRFWQPNVPLPHQHCLDQPSFENNTSNRRGSSLDKDFTKVPHVTPRRKNPKPSNQNQFGNSKMVKPLKDNGEDLLNQVLADRALEEKAGRRGSYESGKYGKHVVPLYQKQARKYANPFESTAIVAPGKENEIVNPNTNDDIVAIRSQNNHAYQPSTNWNQSYPNIFSWLGRKRRDVPKKEFIHDHDHVTINKNNAGIDLLHLKRQTSYENERMSKARSALRSLLRL, encoded by the exons atgaatttgaaaatgtttaaaaaaaattttaatttaattttatttgttgtttgttttggGAATAATGTGTCGTCAAGATGTTTACAGAATTTTTTTG atcaaaatgtTCACCTGACAAGGAGTCCATCATCATTAGACTCTCAATACAAAAGGATTCTCTCATTATCACCAAATTATAAAGATGCAAGAAGACGTGGTTACTCCAACTCTCGAGATTCTAATTTATTCAAACTATCCAATACTGCACCACTTCCGTTGACTCCATTACAATTATACAATCAAGGGGCATTATCAGACTACTATTCAATCCCCTTATCCCAATATAACCCTGCGCTACAGGAATATAATATAGACGCACTTAACCAATATAATCAAATACCAGCACAAGATTATAGTCAAGAATTTCAAGATCCATACAACATGGGTTTATCTCAAACGTACAACTCGGATCCATATGGGCAATATAATCCACTTATACATCCATATAATCCATATATATTACCACCATATAATCCATTTCTACAAGCGTACCAACAGAGTCTTTTAGGATATTATAATCAGGTACCATTAAGATATTATAATCAGATACCACAGGATTATAATCAGATTCAAGAATATGTTCCACAATATCCAGAACAATTTTCGCCCGAAGAAAAAAATGAACGACTCAAGGAAATCACGCAACGATTCTGGCAACCAAACGTTCCATTACCACACCAACATTGCCTAGATCAGCCATCTTTCGAAAATAATACATCTAATCGTCGTGGTTCAAGTTTAGATAAAGATTTTACAAAAGTACCTCATGTAACTCCGAGAAGAAAAAATCCTAAACCTTCAAACCAAAATCAATTTGGCAATTCAAAAATGGTAAAACCATTAAAAGACAATGGTGAAGATTTACTTAATCAAGTGTTAGCAGATAGAGCGTTAGAAGAGAAAGCGGGACGCCGTGGAAGTTACGAAAGTGGAAAATACGGTAAACATGTTGTTCCATTATATCAAAAACAAGCAAGAAAATATGCAAATCCATTTGAAAGTACAGCTATTGTTGCACCtggaaaagaaaatgaaattgttaatCCTAATACAAATGATGATATCGTAGCTATTAGATCTCAAAACAATCATGCTTATCAACCAAGTACCAATTGGAACCAATCTTATCCAAATATATTTAGTTGGTTAGGAAGGAAACGGCGTGATGTGCCAAAAAAAGAGTTTATTCATGATCATGATCATGtgactattaataaaaataatgcggGCATAGATTTGTTACATTTGAAAAGGCAAACAAGTTACGAAAATGAAAGGATGAGTAAAGCAAGAAGTGCACTTCGTTCGCTTTTACGCTTATAA